A DNA window from Halomicrobium mukohataei DSM 12286 contains the following coding sequences:
- a CDS encoding DUF7565 family protein — MPRWECAIDADGEVFERVEDLIVHQSIEHERIACKVCGAVLPDGYFAIRHAFDEHSRAEYVRAYDADASEVRRRENVKESIEESADIREVIDRLEGDESAP; from the coding sequence ATGCCACGCTGGGAGTGTGCGATCGACGCCGACGGCGAAGTTTTCGAACGCGTGGAGGACCTCATCGTCCACCAGTCTATCGAACACGAGCGGATCGCGTGCAAGGTCTGTGGGGCGGTGCTTCCCGACGGCTACTTCGCGATCCGTCACGCGTTCGACGAACACAGCCGCGCCGAGTACGTCCGAGCCTACGACGCCGACGCCTCCGAGGTCCGCCGCCGTGAGAACGTCAAGGAGAGCATCGAGGAGAGCGCCGACATCAGAGAAGTCATCGACCGCCTCGAAGGCGACGAGAGTGCGCCGTAG